A single genomic interval of Aureliella helgolandensis harbors:
- a CDS encoding RNA polymerase sigma factor, with protein MSGTNTAEQILVDRISQGEDRAWEDLIARYEGRLLAFVESRIRNRSTSEDIVQETFIGFLNSLPNYDRRRPLESYLFSICAYKLTDCLRREGRRPAISLTQNAQENSSSPWQIVSGRGRGASSIARSGERVHLEEQALIDALKSQIDKWKERGDWTKLMCIELLFVVGLGNKEVAEHLSLTEQQVANFKSDFLTRTKSLVGRQNLNEEVFPELANDS; from the coding sequence ATGAGCGGAACCAATACCGCCGAGCAAATTCTGGTTGACCGCATTAGTCAAGGAGAAGACCGCGCCTGGGAGGACTTGATCGCGCGGTACGAGGGGCGTCTGCTGGCGTTTGTGGAAAGTCGAATTCGCAATCGCAGCACGAGCGAAGATATTGTTCAGGAAACGTTCATTGGTTTTTTGAACAGTCTTCCGAATTACGACCGTCGACGTCCGCTGGAAAGTTATCTGTTTTCGATCTGCGCTTACAAGTTGACCGATTGCCTGCGCCGCGAAGGACGCCGTCCCGCCATTTCCTTGACCCAAAACGCCCAGGAAAATTCGTCCTCCCCTTGGCAGATCGTTTCGGGGCGGGGCAGGGGAGCTAGCAGCATTGCGCGGAGCGGGGAGCGTGTGCATCTCGAGGAGCAAGCGCTCATCGACGCTTTAAAATCGCAGATCGACAAATGGAAGGAGCGCGGGGACTGGACCAAGCTGATGTGCATCGAACTGCTGTTCGTCGTCGGACTTGGAAACAAAGAAGTCGCTGAGCATCTCAGCCTCACCGAACAGCAAGTGGCCAATTTCAAATCGGACTTTCTAACTCGCACCAAATCTCTGGTTGGTCGACAGAACCTCAACGAAGAAGTCTTTCCCGAGCTCGCCAACGACTCGTAG
- a CDS encoding serine/threonine-protein kinase, which produces MKFRFGNGDQPLSGFTIKRGVGVGGFGEVYFAINDAGKEVALKQIQRNLDVEVRGVRQCMNLKHPNLIALYDIKFDEESQGWIVMEFVSGRSLRDVIENHPQGLPREELNRWFGQIAAGVAYLHDHGIVHRDLKPANIFEDEGIVKIGDYGLSKFISCSRRGGQTESVGTFHYMAPEIGKGEYGKEIDIYALGVILYELATGMVPFDGESSQEIIMKHLTSDPDLSLVPSPLREVIASALVKNPAQRFSDVRDMVRPLGMEVDDRYLLVRTRPTGLPPVVGSQSTNPSFAQTAPHTSSPQPQAAAFNQPWSANRPERSLEPQPEASASAAAASQPQQRQPSQPTITSVKFKEPIARGIHTGWLRINHWWSHLNLNGGARAALLALAVIFCIFSAGEFVGLFMLGLMLYVPYYAVWWLLNGTGAGAHRSTGPRHSPHSTPPVAAQPVYGVSPTMPTPAVAQSVPQPQRVNRPKVSRPMSHKQWRLARRMQLAHVRRGSVWSEVTGSWLGASAVIGVCSALAVLFQIGAGNPTQPVLIGTVWIALVSLATAWISIGLGKRWQAEEGDWAIRSFVQLTCGFAIGLFAYALAEFLMVPWSSIAQEGWREFPVRHWHGFFDAQQQPLLPAFLAYFPLVMGLTHWWKQVDPLRRTRFSIWPVIWSILMAGVVHLIIPFPHPCGALIAACTSIAIQLSSPWINSAERLHSHTSQAA; this is translated from the coding sequence ATGAAATTTAGATTTGGCAACGGCGATCAGCCCTTGAGCGGTTTCACCATCAAGCGCGGGGTGGGCGTTGGTGGATTCGGTGAAGTCTACTTCGCGATCAACGATGCGGGTAAGGAAGTTGCCCTAAAGCAGATCCAACGCAACTTGGATGTCGAGGTCCGAGGGGTTCGGCAGTGCATGAACCTCAAGCACCCCAACCTCATTGCCTTGTACGACATCAAGTTCGACGAGGAGAGCCAGGGCTGGATTGTGATGGAATTCGTATCGGGTCGCAGCCTCCGCGACGTGATCGAAAACCACCCTCAAGGTTTACCTCGCGAGGAGCTCAACCGTTGGTTCGGCCAGATCGCCGCTGGCGTAGCTTATCTCCATGACCACGGCATTGTGCACCGCGATCTCAAGCCGGCCAATATTTTTGAAGACGAGGGAATCGTCAAAATAGGCGACTATGGCCTGTCGAAGTTCATCTCCTGCTCGCGTCGCGGAGGCCAAACCGAAAGCGTGGGCACGTTCCACTACATGGCTCCAGAGATCGGCAAAGGCGAGTACGGTAAAGAGATCGACATCTACGCGCTCGGTGTCATCCTGTACGAGCTGGCAACGGGCATGGTTCCCTTTGACGGCGAGAGCAGTCAAGAGATCATCATGAAACACCTGACCTCCGATCCAGATCTCTCCCTAGTCCCCTCGCCGTTACGGGAGGTCATCGCCAGCGCGCTGGTCAAAAACCCCGCTCAGCGTTTTAGCGATGTGCGAGACATGGTGCGTCCCCTGGGAATGGAAGTTGACGACCGCTACTTGCTAGTTCGGACACGACCTACCGGACTACCGCCAGTCGTCGGCTCCCAATCAACCAATCCATCCTTTGCTCAAACGGCACCTCACACTTCATCTCCGCAGCCTCAGGCAGCCGCTTTTAATCAGCCGTGGAGTGCGAATCGTCCCGAACGCTCTCTGGAGCCCCAGCCTGAGGCATCCGCCAGCGCTGCTGCCGCCAGCCAACCGCAGCAACGTCAACCTTCACAGCCAACCATCACCTCGGTTAAATTCAAGGAGCCGATCGCGCGCGGCATCCACACCGGCTGGCTCCGCATCAACCATTGGTGGAGCCACCTCAACCTCAACGGCGGGGCGCGCGCCGCGCTGTTAGCGTTGGCCGTCATCTTTTGCATCTTCAGCGCGGGCGAATTCGTCGGGCTGTTCATGCTCGGGCTGATGTTGTACGTCCCGTACTATGCAGTGTGGTGGCTATTGAATGGCACTGGAGCGGGCGCGCATCGATCGACTGGCCCTAGGCACAGCCCGCATTCCACGCCGCCAGTTGCTGCTCAGCCTGTTTACGGCGTCTCCCCCACCATGCCAACTCCGGCAGTAGCCCAGTCCGTCCCGCAACCCCAGAGAGTCAATCGCCCCAAAGTCAGTCGCCCGATGAGCCACAAGCAATGGCGACTCGCCCGGCGGATGCAATTGGCTCACGTGCGACGCGGAAGCGTGTGGAGCGAGGTCACAGGCAGCTGGCTTGGCGCCAGTGCCGTGATCGGAGTCTGCAGTGCTCTGGCGGTCCTGTTTCAAATTGGTGCTGGCAATCCGACCCAACCGGTCCTCATTGGGACGGTATGGATCGCACTGGTCTCACTGGCAACCGCCTGGATCTCCATCGGCCTCGGCAAACGCTGGCAGGCCGAAGAGGGCGATTGGGCCATCCGCAGTTTCGTTCAGTTGACCTGCGGTTTTGCGATTGGCCTGTTTGCCTACGCCTTGGCTGAATTCCTGATGGTCCCATGGAGCTCCATTGCCCAAGAAGGCTGGCGGGAGTTTCCGGTCCGACACTGGCACGGATTCTTTGATGCCCAACAGCAGCCCTTGCTGCCTGCATTCCTCGCCTACTTCCCGCTCGTCATGGGGCTGACTCACTGGTGGAAACAAGTCGATCCGCTTCGTCGTACTCGATTTAGCATTTGGCCCGTGATCTGGAGCATACTCATGGCTGGTGTGGTGCATTTGATCATCCCCTTTCCGCATCCCTGTGGAGCCTTGATTGCTGCTTGCACCTCCATCGCCATTCAGCTCTCCAGTCCTTGGATCAACTCGGCTGAACGCTTGCACTCACACACCTCACAAGCTGCCTAA
- a CDS encoding FHA domain-containing protein encodes MESRLGMNAALQGLIGPWRKFMLEPNSTSAPTPLPPSSQSSDSPAGELLASSSAGKQRRILWIDGVGGYLLVSSNDIVIGQALSGSPVSVPIVGDLSRQAAAIIRSGSDYLLQPLQSTRLDGAAVERPQLLHSGHTLQLGERVKLKFTVANRLSATARLDLVSHHRFKPSVDGVLLMADSCLLGATNHCHIVCPNWSQEVQLYRHQENWFFRLPMGVTINGQPSAGKVPLVSGMRVQGEDFSLSIE; translated from the coding sequence ATGGAAAGCCGCCTTGGAATGAATGCAGCGCTACAGGGATTGATTGGACCTTGGAGGAAATTCATGCTGGAGCCCAACTCGACATCCGCTCCCACGCCCCTCCCTCCCTCTTCGCAATCAAGCGACTCTCCTGCGGGCGAGTTGCTAGCATCAAGCTCGGCGGGAAAACAGCGCCGAATCTTATGGATTGATGGGGTTGGAGGATACTTGCTCGTCAGTTCCAACGACATTGTGATTGGCCAGGCTCTCTCCGGAAGCCCTGTCTCGGTACCGATTGTGGGTGATTTGAGCCGGCAAGCGGCGGCCATCATTCGCAGCGGCAGCGACTACTTGCTCCAGCCACTACAGTCGACGCGGCTTGATGGCGCAGCAGTAGAGCGACCACAATTATTGCATTCTGGACACACCCTGCAGCTGGGCGAGCGCGTGAAGCTGAAGTTTACCGTCGCAAATCGCTTGAGTGCGACGGCCCGACTCGACTTGGTCAGCCACCATCGCTTTAAACCGAGCGTGGATGGTGTTTTGCTGATGGCCGACTCCTGCCTGCTGGGCGCTACGAACCATTGCCACATCGTCTGCCCCAACTGGTCGCAGGAAGTTCAGCTCTACCGCCACCAGGAGAATTGGTTCTTTCGACTACCAATGGGCGTAACCATCAATGGTCAGCCCAGTGCGGGCAAGGTCCCGCTAGTGTCGGGAATGCGCGTGCAAGGAGAGGATTTTTCACTGAGTATTGAATAG